A single region of the Phyllostomus discolor isolate MPI-MPIP mPhyDis1 chromosome 14, mPhyDis1.pri.v3, whole genome shotgun sequence genome encodes:
- the LOC114489532 gene encoding histone H2A type 1-H — MSGRGKQGGKARAKAKTRSSRAGLQFPVGRVHRLLRKGNYAERVGAGAPVYLAAVLEYLTAEILELAGNAARDNKKTRIIPRHLQLAIRNDEELNKLLGKVTIAQGGVLPNIQAVLLPKKTESHHKAK, encoded by the coding sequence ATGTCTGGGCGCGGGAAGCAGGGCGGCAAGGCGCGCGCCAAGGCCAAGACGCGCTCGTCGCGGGCCGGGCTGCAGTTCCCCGTGGGCCGCGTGCACCGCCTGCTGCGCAAGGGCAACTACGCCGAGCGGGTCGGTGCCGGCGCGCCCGTGTACCTGGCGGCCGTGCTGGAGTACCTGACGGCCGAGATCCTGGAGCTGGCGGGCAACGCGGCGCGCGACAACAAGAAGACGCGCATCATCCCGCGCCACCTGCAGCTGGCCATCCGCAACGACGAGGAGCTCAACAAGCTGCTGGGCAAGGTGACCATCGCGCAGGGCGGCGTGCTGCCCAACATCCAGGCCGTGCTGCTGCCCAAGAAGACCGAGAGCCACCACAAGGCGAAGTAA
- the LOC114489529 gene encoding histone H2A type 1, whose protein sequence is MSGRGKQGGKARAKAKTRSSRAGLQFPVGRVHRLLRKGNYAERVGAGAPVYLAAVLEYLTAEILELAGNAARDNKKTRIIPRHLQLAIRNDEELNKLLGKVTIAQGGVLPNIQAVLLPKKTESHHKAKGK, encoded by the coding sequence ATGTCTGGACGCGGGAAGCAGGGCGGCAAGGCGCGCGCCAAGGCCAAGACGCGCTCGTCGCGGGCCGGGCTGCAGTTCCCCGTGGGCCGCGTGCACCGCCTGCTGCGCAAGGGCAACTACGCCGAGCGGGTCGGCGCCGGCGCGCCCGTGTACCTGGCGGCCGTGCTGGAGTACCTGACGGCCGAGATCCTGGAGCTGGCGGGCAACGCGGCGCGCGACAACAAGAAGACGCGCATCATCCCGCGCCACCTGCAGCTGGCCATCCGCAACGACGAGGAGCTCAACAAGCTGCTGGGCAAGGTGACCATCGCGCAGGGCGGCGTGCTGCCCAACATCCAGGCCGTGCTGCTGCCCAAGAAGACCGAGAGCCACCACAAGGCCAAGGGCAAGTGA
- the LOC114489538 gene encoding histone H2B type 1-K, whose amino-acid sequence MPEPAKSAPAPKKGSKKAVTKAQKKDGKKRKRSRKESYSVYVYKVLKQVHPDTGISSKAMGIMNSFVNDIFERIAGEASRLAHYNKRSTITSREIQTAVRLLLPGELAKHAVSEGTKAVTKYTSAK is encoded by the coding sequence ATGCCCGAGCCGGCCAAGTCCGCGCCCGCCCCGAAGAAGGGCTCCAAGAAGGCCGTGACCAAGGCGCAGAAGAAGGACGGCAAGAAGCGCAAGCGCAGCCGCAAGGAGAGCTACTCGGTGTACGTGTACAAGGTGCTCAAGCAGGTGCACCCCGACACGGGCATCTCGTCCAAGGCCATGGGCATCATGAACTCGTTCGTGAACGACATCTTCGAGCGCATCGCGGGCGAGGCGTCGCGCCTGGCGCACTACAACAAGCGCTCGACCATCACGTCGCGGGAGATCCAGACGGCCGTGCGCCTGCTGCTGCCCGGGGAGCTGGCCAAGCACGCCGTGTCCGAGGGCACCAAGGCGGTCACCAAATACACCAGCGCCAAGTAG
- the LOC118498208 gene encoding LOW QUALITY PROTEIN: histone H3.1 (The sequence of the model RefSeq protein was modified relative to this genomic sequence to represent the inferred CDS: inserted 1 base in 1 codon), with protein MPGPIRAGLALYIWVQXRAIAECVVLSEMARTKQTARKSTGGKAPRKQLATKAARKSAPATGGVKKPHRYRPGTVALREIRRYQKSTELLIRKLPFQRLVREIAQDFKTDLRFQSSAVMALQEACEAYLVGLFEDTNLCAIHAKRVTIMPKDIQLARRIRGERA; from the exons ATGCCTGGTCCAATCAGAGCTGGACTTGCCTTATATATATGGGTTC CTAGAGCAATAGCTGAATGTGTAGTTCTCTCCGAAATGGCTCGGACGAAGCAGACGGCGCGCAAGTCCACGGGCGGGAAGGCCCCGCGCAAGCAGCTGGCCACCAAGGCCGCCCGCAAGAGCGCGCCGGCCACCGGCGGCGTCAAGAAGCCGCACCGCTACCGGCCCGGCACCGTGGCCCTGCGCGAGATCCGCCGCTACCAGAAGTCCACCGAGCTGCTGATCCGCAAGCTGCCCTTCCAGCGCCTGGTGCGCGAGATCGCGCAGGACTTCAAGACCGACCTGCGCTTCCAGAGCTCGGCCGTCATGGCGCTGCAGGAGGCGTGCGAGGCCTACCTGGTGGGCCTGTTCGAGGACACCAACCTGTGCGCCATCCACGCCAAGCGCGTCACCATCATGCCCAAGGACATCCAGCTTGCGCGCCGCATTCGCGGAGAGAGGGCGTAA
- the H1-5 gene encoding histone H1.5, which produces MSETAPAETAAPAPTEKSPAKKKATKKAAGGGAAKRKASGPPVSELITKAVAASKERNGLSLAALKKALAAAGYDVDKNNSRIKLGLKSLVSKGTLVQTKGTGASGSFKLNKKAASGEAKPKAKKAGAAKPRKPAASTPKKPKKAAGAKKPVKKTPKKAKKSAAGSVKKVAKSPKKAKAAAKPKKAAKSPAKPKAVKPKAAKPKAAKPKVVKPKAAKAKKAVPKKK; this is translated from the coding sequence ATGTCGGAAACCGCTCCTGCTGAGACCGCCGCCCCGGCGCCGACGGAGAAGTCTCCAGCTAAGAAGAAAGCGACCAAGAAGGCGGCGGGAGGGGGCGCAGCGAAGCGCAAAGCGTCCGGCCCACCGGTGTCGGAGCTGATCACCAAGGCCGTGGCAGCTTCCAAAGAGCGCAATGGCCTTTCCCTGGCGGCGCTCAAGAAGGCATTGGCTGCCGCGGGCTACGACGTGGACAAGAACAACAGCCGCATCAAGCTGGGCCTCAAGAGCCTGGTGAGCAAGGGCACCCTGGTGCAGACCAAGGGCACCGGCGCCTCGGGTTCCTTCAAGCTCAACAAGAAGGCTGCTTCTGGTGAGGCCAAGCCCAAAGCCAAGAAGGCTGGTGCGGCCAAGCCCCGTAAGCCTGCAGCGTCTACTCCTAAGAAGCCCAAAAAGGCTGCAGGGGCCAAGAAACCCGTCAAGAAGACTCCAAAGAAGGCGAAGAAGTCCGCGGCTGGTAGCGTCAAAAAGGTGGCCAAGAGCCCTAAGAAAGCCAAGGCCGCCGCAAAGCCCAAAAAGGCAGCCAAGAGTCCGGCTAAGCCCAAGGCTGTGAAGCCTAAGGCGGCCAAGCCTAAAGCCGCTAAGCCCAAGGTAGTCAAGCCGAAGGCGGCAAAGGCTAAGAAGGCGGTTCCGAAAAAGAAGTAG
- the LOC114489535 gene encoding histone H2B type 1-K-like isoform X1: MPEPAKSAPAPKKGSKKAVTKVQKKDGKKRKRSRKESYSVYVYKVLKQVHPDTGISSKAMGIMNSFVNDIFERIAGEASRLAHYNKRSTITSREIQTAVRLLLPGELAKHAVSEGTKAVTKYTSAK, encoded by the exons ATGCCTGAACCAGCGAAGTCCGCGCCTGCCCCGAAGAAGGGCTCTAAGAAGGCTGTGACCAAGGTCCAGAAGAAGGACGGCAAGAAGCGAAAGCGCAGCCGCAAGGAGAGCTACTCCGTGTACGTGTACAAGGTGCTCAAGCAGGTGCACCCCGACACGGGCATCTCGTCCAAGGCCATGGGCATCATGAACTCGTTCGTGAACGACATCTTCGAGCGCATCGCGGGCGAGGCGTCGCGCCTGGCGCACTACAACAAGCGCTCGACCATCACGTCGCGGGAGATCCAGACGGCCGTGCGCCTGCTGCTGCCTGGGGAGCTGGCCAAGCACGCCGTGTCCGAGGGCACCAAGGCCGTCACCAAGTACACCAGCGCCAA GTAA
- the LOC114489536 gene encoding histone H2B type 1-C/E/F/G/I, translating into MPEPAKSAPAPKKGSKKAVTKAQKKDGKKRKRSRKESYSVYVYKVLKQVHPDTGISSKAMGIMNSFVNDIFERIAGEASRLAHYNKRSTITSREIQTAVRLLLPGELAKHAVSEGTKAVTKYTSSK; encoded by the coding sequence ATGCCCGAGCCGGCCAAGTCCGCGCCCGCCCCGAAGAAGGGCTCCAAGAAGGCCGTGACCAAGGCGCAGAAGAAGGACGGCAAGAAGCGCAAGCGCAGCCGCAAGGAGAGCTACTCGGTGTACGTGTACAAGGTGCTCAAGCAGGTGCACCCCGACACGGGCATCTCGTCCAAGGCCATGGGCATCATGAACTCCTTCGTGAACGACATCTTCGAGCGCATCGCGGGCGAGGCGTCGCGCCTGGCGCACTACAACAAGCGCTCGACCATCACGTCGCGGGAGATCCAGACGGCCGTGCGCCTGCTGCTGCCCGGGGAGCTGGCCAAGCACGCCGTGTCCGAGGGCACCAAGGCCGTCACCAAGTACACCAGCTCCAAGTAG
- the LOC114489535 gene encoding histone H2B type 1-K-like isoform X2: MPEPAKSAPAPKKGSKKAVTKVQKKDGKKRKRSRKESYSVYVYKVLKQVHPDTGISSKAMGIMNSFVNDIFERIAGEASRLAHYNKRSTITSREIQTAVRLLLPGELAKHAVSEGTKAVTKYTSAK; the protein is encoded by the coding sequence ATGCCTGAACCAGCGAAGTCCGCGCCTGCCCCGAAGAAGGGCTCTAAGAAGGCTGTGACCAAGGTCCAGAAGAAGGACGGCAAGAAGCGAAAGCGCAGCCGCAAGGAGAGCTACTCCGTGTACGTGTACAAGGTGCTCAAGCAGGTGCACCCCGACACGGGCATCTCGTCCAAGGCCATGGGCATCATGAACTCGTTCGTGAACGACATCTTCGAGCGCATCGCGGGCGAGGCGTCGCGCCTGGCGCACTACAACAAGCGCTCGACCATCACGTCGCGGGAGATCCAGACGGCCGTGCGCCTGCTGCTGCCTGGGGAGCTGGCCAAGCACGCCGTGTCCGAGGGCACCAAGGCCGTCACCAAGTACACCAGCGCCAAGTGA